A single genomic interval of Penicillium psychrofluorescens genome assembly, chromosome: 2 harbors:
- a CDS encoding uncharacterized protein (ID:PFLUO_002631-T1.cds;~source:funannotate) yields MPPVSEIDWDKGDKDGLISIGSHKLYLSVSGPDRKPGEPIVVLMQGVGSTIDEWVAVRKLVLPFARWLNYDRSGMGRSEGPDQTPAGISAASVAAELDILLRNAGIEPPFVIVAHSWGGYTSREFLELRPNDIVGMVFVDCNTERFFDSGAWGLDVFNPVLGDQDFMETTGLATSHVLSEEEWNAVKDEQADPRHQATEAAEVPSGPSDRLALVPKKQLEKLPLKDYPVSVIIADTPGDFQKMYEFGVAAGNGTEEERTLFRKCLDRWREMDEDWQRELLKLSRLSRSVRLHCSHNVQLLQPQSIVQEIQWAMDSCR; encoded by the coding sequence ATGCCACCAGTTTCTGAAATCGATTGGGACAAAGGTGACAAGGATGGGCTTATCTCTATTGGCTCCCATAAGCTTTATCTGTCCGTTTCGGGGCCCGATCGCAAGCCTGGAGAGCCTATCGTCGTTCTCATGCAGGGCGTTGGCAGCACGATCGATGAATGGGTTGCAGTGCGGAAGCTTGTGCTTCCGTTTGCCCGATGGTTGAACTACGATCGGTCAGGGATGGGTAGGAGTGAAGGTCCCGACCAGACACCAGCAGGCATATCTGCAGCATCAGTCGCAGCAGAGCTCGATATTCTCCTAAGGAACGCCGGTATTGAACCTCCGTTTGTCATTGTTGCTCACTCGTGGGGAGGCTACACTTCTCGCGAGTTTCTAGAACTCAGACCGAATGATATCGTGGGCATGGTGTTTGTGGATTGCAATACGGAACGTTTCTTTGATAGTGGTGCGTGGGGTTTGGACGTTTTCAATCCAGTCCTCGGTGACCAGGATTTTATGGAAACCACCGGTCTTGCGACGTCTCATGTCCTATCCGAGGAAGAGTGGAACGCCGTCAAAGACGAGCAGGCTGATCCCCGACATCAAGCCACCGAGGCTGCTGAGGTGCCGTCGGGACCGAGCGACAGACTGGCATTGGTCCCCAAGAAGCAACTAGAGAAGCTACCTTTAAAGGATTATCCGGTCAGTGTAATCATTGCGGACACACCTGGAGATTTTCAGAAAATGTATGAGTTTGGAGTGGCTGCAGGCAAcggaacagaagaagagcgaaCTCTATTTCGAAAATGCCTCGATAGATGGCgcgagatggatgaggaCTGGCAAAGAGAGCTTTTGAAACTTTCTCGTCTCAGCAGGTCTGTTCGTCTGCATTGCAGTCACAACGTGCAGCTGCTACAGCCACAGAGCATAGTTCAAGAAATACAGTGGGCCATGGATAGCTGCAGATAG
- a CDS encoding uncharacterized protein (ID:PFLUO_002632-T1.cds;~source:funannotate) — MSGSSLEITLPGSQLHQTVLLDRIDPSVGLVRRFEIELLAFDHLEEVSMLYHDPEILIPRHVDARNTDDVLSLFYLPSIKSITATMDNPIVFAWPGENPPNPSSLTSLNLEMAREEPLRRISSVTTNLQRLEWFWFYREDRRDQFVTNTIDFDKIFKALSPVHETLTDLTVSAAADIVRAPELPQLNLAGPFKAFRDLDKLERLEVPLPFLAGFSLSDLAGTRLEAALPKNVEWVTITDDMFLQEQYRWKDTELLECLRQWFHDRASSTPRLQGFHLLLKEIDYEDWGPAMRKALVDLGSREGICIEVTKLAGEM; from the coding sequence ATGTCGGGCTCCTCGCTTGAGATCACTTTACCTGGATCGCAATTACACCAGACGGTCCTACTTGATCGGATCGATCCTTCGGTCGGCCTTGTTCGACGCTTCGAAATCGAGCTACTTGCCTTTGACCATCTAGAGGAAGTCTCCATGTTGTATCACGATCCAGAGATTCTCATCCCCCGCCATGTGGATGCTAGGAACACAGACGACGTCCTCTCCTTATTCTACCTGCCGTCAATCAAAAGCATCACGGCCACAATGGATAATCCAATCGTGTTTGCGTGGCCTGGAGAGAATCCCCCCAACCCTTCCAGCCTCACATCTCTCAacctggagatggcgagGGAAGAACCTCTTAGACGAATATCATCGGTGACTACAAACCTGCAACGGCTTGAGTGGTTCTGGTTTTACCGCGAAGATCGTAGGGACCAATTTGTCACAAACACGATCGACTTCGATAAAATCTTCAAGGCTTTATCGCCCGTCCATGAGACCCTAACCGATCTCACAGTGTCGGCTGCCGCGGATATTGTTCGGGCGCCCGAACTCCCACAGCTCAACCTCGCAGGTCCATTCAAAGCTTTCCGCGATCTCGACAAGCTGGAAAGGTTGGAAGTTCCGCTTCCGTTTCTGGCTGGATTCTCCTTGTCCGATCTGGCTGGGACACGGCTCGAGGCAGCACTGCCGAAAAATGTTGAATGGGTTACTATCACAGACGATATGTTCCTCCAGGAGCAATATAGGTGGAAAGACACGGAACTATTGGAGTGTCTGAGACAATGGTTCCATGATCGGGCGAGCTCGACACCTCGCCTTCAGGGATTTCATTTGTTATTGAAAGAAATAGACTATGAGGATTGGGGCCCCGCGATGAGAAAGGCTTTAGTGGATCTGGGCTCACGCGAGGGCATTTGTATAGAAGTTACAAAACTAGCAGGAGAAATGTAG
- a CDS encoding uncharacterized protein (ID:PFLUO_002633-T1.cds;~source:funannotate) has protein sequence MASVRLQGFQSLLRGQSRLLRNPQRRWAQVHDVRFLASHHDPKHVLDKYRSKLDQKAKQEGHQSIESLKDAYSEKIQDLRHKAATVVTPETGAPSLNKAVPETPPPSRNQSSTAQAARAATSDSSSGVKPLDSFVNVEKVRDLPPKEIEALWRLRHANNPTSICAVIPLETYQRIAEAARQNPQFILPLPRQQTDPECPDQPQQTPDGAAATTNADIHFLQWAFHPPAEGSSSAAQAGTGTANTHTSTVIFTGLGAYKIHGSFAQPHTTITHHLDLADDKGLVLMHGQVMPDSGVSTTEATWLVSCVQRFYDFEGQASGRKGELVRMFTRGDVENFKVEELMEETEKVD, from the exons ATGGCCTCCGTCCGGCTCCAAGGGTTCCAATCACTCCTCCGAGGCCAATcgcgcctgctgcgcaacCCGCAACGTCGATGGGCGCAAGTCCACGATGTGCGCTTCCTCGCCTCACACCACGACCCCAAGCATGTGCTGGACAAGTATCGGTCCAAGCTAGACCAAAAGGCCAAGCA AGAGGGTCACCAATCAATCGAATCCCTGAAAGATGCCTACAGCGAGAAGATCCAAGACCTCCGCCACAAAGCCGCAACCGTCGTGACCCCAGAGACTGGCGCTCCGTCACTAAACAAAGCCGTCCCAGAAACTCCTCCTCCCTCACGCAACCAATCCTCCACTGCGCAAGCCGCCCGCGCAGCAACCTCCGATAGCTCTAGCGGAGTCAAGCCGCTCGACTCATTCGTAAACGTGGAGAAGGTCCGCGACCTGCCGCCAaaggagatcgaggcgcTCTGGCGTCTGCGACACGCGAACAACCCGACCTCCATCTGCGCCGTGATTCCACTGGAGACGTACCAACGCATCGCCGAGGCAGCGCGCCAGAACCCGCAATTCATCCTCCCGCTGCCGCGCCAGCAAACCGACCCCGAATGCCCAgaccagccgcagcaaaCCCCGGACGGCGCAgctgccaccaccaacgccgaCATTCACTTTCTGCAGTGGGCCTTCCACCCGCCAGCGGAgggctcctcctccgcggctCAGGCAGGAACCGGCACGGCCAACACTCACACCTCAACCGTGATCTTCACCGGCCTCGGCGCATACAAGATCCACGGCTCCTTCGCGCAGCCGCACACGACGATCACGCAccacctcgatctcgccgatGACAAGGGTCTCGTCCTCATGCACGGCCAGGTCATGCCGGACTCCGGCGTCTCCACGACGGAGGCGACCTGGCTGGTTAGCTGCGTGCAGCGATTCTATGATTTTGAGGGCCAGGCCAGTGGCCGGAAGGGCGAGCTAGTGCGCATGTTCACGCGCGGCGATGTCGAGAACTTCAAGGTTGAGGAGTTgatggaggagacggagaaagTCGACTAA
- a CDS encoding uncharacterized protein (ID:PFLUO_002634-T1.cds;~source:funannotate): MSESPPPPPAWSISNMANGAVQFLRLPVLASSGLAVVASGLLYFKQNELIYPRNVPADARTNVPSPRMFGITDFEDLQIPTPDGESLNAIFLRQSKTRQSRNLTVLMFHGNAGNIGHRVPIGKALQETLHCNVILLEYRGYGMSTGTPDEVGLKIDAQTALDYIRQRPEFKDTTIIVHGQSLGGAVAINLVATNQDSGDIGGLILENTFMCIRKLIATVLPPARYVARLCHQTWASEDVLPKITKVPILFLSGLKDEIVPPPHMTGLFSLCKSPSKVFRTLPNGSHNDTVAEPGYFDHIHSFVTEEVLADSK; encoded by the exons ATGTCCGAGTCCccgccacctcctccggctTGGAGCATCAGCAACATGGCCAACGGCGCAGTGCAGTTCCTTCGCCTGCCTGTCCTGGCATCATCGGGTCTCGCCGTGGTCGCCAGTGGCCTGCTCTACTTCAAACAGAA CGAGCTGATCTATCCCCGGAACGTCCCCGCCGATGCGCGCACGAACGTCCCAAGCCCTCGCATGTTCGGCATCACCGACTTTGAAGACCTGCAGATCCCCACACCGGACGGAGAATCGCTCAACGCTATATTCTTGCGACAGTCAAAGACGCGCCAGAGCCGCAATCTCACCGTGTTGATGTTCCACGGAAATGCGGGTAATATCGGTCATCGCGTGCCCATTGGCAAGGCTCTCCAGGAGACGCTTCATTGCAATGTCATCTTGCTCGAGTACCGCGGCTATGGGATGTCTACGGGTACCCCTGATGAGGTGGGCTTGAAGATCGATGCGCAGACGGCTCTTGACTATATTCGGCAACGCCCCGAGTTCAAGGACACTACGATTATTGTGCATGGACAAAGTTTAGGTGGCGCGGTGGCTATTAATCTAGTTGCTACGAATCAGGATTCGGGCGATATTGGGGGGCTGATTCTGGAGAATACTTTCATGTGTATTCGGAAGTTAATCGCGAC GGTGTTACCTCCGGCACGTTATGTTGCGCGTTTATGCCATCAAACTTGGGCAAGTGAAGATGTCCTGCCGAAGATCACCAAGGTGCCGATTCTGTTTCTAAGTGGACTGAAAGACGAGATCGTCCC ACCACCGCACATGACCGGGCTCTTTTCCCTCTGCAAATCCCCGAGCAAGGTCTTCCGCACTTTGCCCAACGGCAGCCATAACGACACCGTTGCCGAGCCGGGCTATTTCGACCACATCCACTCCTTCGTCACGGAAGAGGTTCTGGCCGATAGCAAATGA